ATTCGCCAGAAAAACGAACAGGCCATCATCCAGGCCGCCGAGGATGAATTCGCCCGGCATGGGTTCAAGGGCACCAGCATGAACACCATCGCGCTGAAAGCCGGCTTGCCCAAAGCCAACCTGCATTATTACTTCACCAACAAGCTGGGCCTTTACATCGCAGTGCTGAGCAACATCATCGAGTTATGGGACAGCACTTTCAACGCCCTGAGTGTCGACGATGACCCAGGCGAAGCGCTGAGCCATTACATCCGCACCAAGATGGAGTTTTCCCGGCGTAACCCCCAGGCATCGCGGATTTTCGCCATGGAGGTCATCAGTGGCGGCACTTGCCTGACCGAGTATTTCAGTGCCGATTATCGCGAATGGTTCCGGGGCAGAGCGGCAGTGTTTCAGGCGTGGATCGACGCCGGCAAGATGGACCCGGTGGACCCTGTGCACCTGATTTT
The genomic region above belongs to Pseudomonas sp. PSKL.D1 and contains:
- a CDS encoding TetR/AcrR family transcriptional regulator, coding for MTLEVPAHRLSTSGKPAGRIRQKNEQAIIQAAEDEFARHGFKGTSMNTIALKAGLPKANLHYYFTNKLGLYIAVLSNIIELWDSTFNALSVDDDPGEALSHYIRTKMEFSRRNPQASRIFAMEVISGGTCLTEYFSADYREWFRGRAAVFQAWIDAGKMDPVDPVHLIFLLWGSTQHYADFATQICQVTGRSRLTKQDMEDASNNLIHIILKGCGIKPSA